Within Sorangiineae bacterium MSr11367, the genomic segment AGGAAGGGTGCAAGTCGTGCGTGGAGAACTGCCTGGCACCCAAGAAGCAGGAGATCGTCGACTGCCATAAGAAGTGTCCTCCCCCGAAGTAGGCAATCTCCCTACTTCCCCCTTCCCGGCGCCACTTGCGCGCTCGCGGGAGGTACGTCACAAGGAATGCTGGCAGAGCCCGGCTCACGGACGTGAGTCCGGGATGCCGCCTTTTGTGGAGAGAGAAAATGGACCGGGACGAACTATCGGTGGGGTGGATGAACGAGGCACCAGCCATAGGATCCATCGCGATCCGGCTCGCGCAGCGTTCTCCTGCCATCGAAATTCTCGGTAAATCTCATATCTGTGGTGCGGGCTCGACCACAATTTTCGCTGTTATATGAGAAGTTCCGTTGGCACGACCTGTGTAAAGAAATAGCTCAGTACGAAGAGGAGACGGCGATGCGGATCGACAAAGGGCAGCTCTCGAAGTTCCGGAAGAACCGATTGGGGGCAATCGCAGTGGAATACGCACTCCTCGTGACGTTCGTCGCGGTGCCGACGGTCATCGGCCTCACGACGGGCGGCGTGAAAATGCTGAAGGATTACCGCGCGGGCCGCGAGGCCATGCTGAAACCGACGCCGTAGAACGGCGGGCTTTCGAGCCGCCGCAACATCGATGGGACGGGGAGCCGGGATGCTCGTTTGGAGGGCAGGATGAGTTGCGTCAAAAGGTTGGCGAAAGACAAAAAAAGGTGCCGTGGCTGTAGAGTTTTTAATCGGCTTCATGCCGATGGCCACCGCCTTCCTTTGCTTCACGCAGGTCGGGTGGATTTACACCGCGCATCTCGTGTTCAAGCACGCCGCCTTTGCAGCCGCGCGCGCGGCCATCGTCACCGTCGAACCGTGCAACCCCGGCAAGGATCTCGACAAGCGCCGCCCCGATGATCCGAAGAACGCGTTCACCGCGGCCCTCGGGGGCGGCGCATGGCAGCACACGTTTTCCTCGCCCGAGGTGAACCCTCAGTACAACGGCGGCGAGAAGTTCGGCGACGTGAAGACCGAGGTGAAGGCGAAGTACAAGTGCAACGTGCCGATGGGCAAGCGCCTCGTCTGCTCGGGCTTCGGCTTCGTCACCATGAAAGAAACGATCACGCTGCCCCACCAGGGCGCGGCTTACGACAACGCCACCGGATGCGGGGATCAGTGATGGAAATGGTCATGTCGAGGGGGTTTGCCATGTCGTCTCCATCTGGGAAAACGCGGGAGGGGCTCGCGCAGAATCAGCAGGGCGCGGTGATGATCATCGGCCTTTTCATGGCCATTTCGCTCATCGGCTCCCTGTGGTTCATCCTCGGAATCGGCGACGCCATCATCCTGCGCGACAAGGCCGTCGAGGCCTCGGACCACGCGGCCTTCTCGGCGGCGACGGTGCATGCGCGCGGGATGAATTACATCTCCGCGTTGAACCTCATCATGTTCGCGCTGGCCAGCATTTACGTGCTCCTGGCGACGCTGGCCGACATCGTGATTGGCGCGGGCATCCTCTCCGCGGGCTGGGGAACGTGGATTGGCAGCTCCTGCCTCGGCAGCCCGATCCCCCCGCCCCTCGCGGCGATCGGCAAGGTCGCCTGCCAGATGGGTCACGCCATCGCGAAGGTCGCGACGACGTACAACAAGGCGCTCAAGGGCGTATTCAAAGCCATGGGCTTCCTCGAGGACGCGGTCCAAATGGGCTTTCCCGTCGTCGCCGAGGCCAGCGCCGTCACCTTGATTCAGAACTACCAAACGACGAGCGGCAACCTGCAAGGCGCGGTGATTTCGCCCTCGATCGTTCCCATCAAGAGCATCAACAAGAGCGACAAGCCGATTGGCCTGCCCGTGCAGCGCGAGGAGAACAAGTACCTCTGCGAGCGCACGTTCACCAAGGTGAAGGGCGTCATCAAGTCGTACGTGCCGGCGCCGGCCAGCACGGTGGCGGGCTGGGGTCTCGACTTGGTGGGCTACTACTTGAGCATCCGCTCCCCCGACGATCCCGATGCGGCGTTCGGCATCGGTTACGACGGCGCGCCGTGGACGGACAAGGACATCCACATCGTCAATCCCGATTCGGCGGTGAAGAACGGCAGCGACTACTTCCAGATGTGGGGCCTCGTCGTCAACGTGGAGGACAAGGAAGTCGGCCGCGCCGAGCAGCGGGTGAGCATGTCCAAGAACAAGGGGCATAGCGTCGATTCGCAGAAGGCGGACAAGAAGATCTACTTCTCGCAGGCCGAGTACTTCTTCGACTGCACCAAAGCGTGGACCGACAAGGAGTGCTACGACGGCGACGACAAGAACGCGTCGTTCTCGATGAACTGGAGGGCGCGCCTCCGTCTGACCCACCCGCCGTCGTTCGGCAATCAGTTCATCGGCGCGGCGACGGGCATCCTGATGTCGGGCAGCTTGACCGGCTTCGCGGGCGGTCTCGCGGGCGGCACCGGCGCCGGGTCGACGATTTCGAGTGGGCTCGGCAGCGTGGCGAGCAATCCCTTCTTCACGCGAACGGGCGCGGGCAACGCCGCCGCGGACGCTCAGAACTTCTTGAACGGCGACAGGCCGATCCACTGAGGAGAGTCATGAAGACCGTGTCCCATAGAGTATCGACGCGGATTCGCCGGCGACGCAGCCAGCTCGGTGCGGCGCTGGTGGAAGCCGGGATCATCATGCCGGTGATGGTGACGTTCCTCGGGTTCATGTTCTGGTTTCACGACATCTACAAGGTGAAGGAAACCAAGATGTACGAGGCACGCGCCGCGGTGTTGACGTACGCCTCGCGCGCCTGCGACGGCAAAGAGACGCCGAACGACGGCAGTGCGAGCGGCGCCCTGGGCGCGGGCGGCGGGGCGAGCAAAGCGCCGCAGGCACAGAGCAGCGGTGGCACGGGCAGCAAGCTGAATATGGTGTTCGGCGTCGAGAACCGCGAAGCGCACGGTGACGCGCATGGCTGGGGGCGCACGTCGAAGGGCTGGAGCAAGCAGCTGACGCACACGTCGTATTGCATGTGCAACGAGAAGCACGTGCCCGAGGGCCTCGCGGGCATGTTCGAGTTCGGCAAGAACATCTTCACGTCGATGAAGCCGTTTTAAGGTCGGGAGAACGACAGATGATCGCGTTGAGATTTATGGCGTGGCGAAATTCGAAGGGCCTCGGTGCTGCGCGTGGGACGATCCGCGTGGCGGCGTACGTCACGGTGCTGGCTGCCGCGGCCGGGGTTTTCGGTGCGCACAAGGCGCACGCCGGGATCTCGGAGAGCACGCTCCAACTCGGACGCGACATGCTGCCGCTGTCCGAGTACATCAAGGAGCCGACGGCGCTGACGTTGAACGGCGAGCACATGACCTTGGCCACGGGCACGAGCAAGAAGGGCGTGCACGAGGTGCTCGATTCGTACGAGTCGTTCTGCCGCACGAGCAAAGATAGCCTTGGCAAAGAGTGGTCGGATCTCTCGAAGCAGGGGCCGGAGCCGCTCAACGTGAAGTCGCGCCTCGGCGGCTCGTTCGACATGGGCGTGTACCGCGCGGAAAAGACCGACGAAGGCTCGGTGCTTTGCTTCATGCGCGGCCAGAACTCGTCCAAGACGATGATGGAGTCGCTGCAGACGTTCGAGCAGACGAAGGATCTGGGGGCGCTCGGCAAGATGCGCTACGTCTACGTCAAGGACGCCGGTGGCGGGCGCGTGCGCGTCTTCACGGCCTGGACGGACGATCGCTTCCGCATCGATTCGTTTGCGCCCGAGGGCACGGCCGATGCCGCCGGTACGGATCCGGCGGGCATTCCGCGTCCGCCGCAGTCGCAGCGGCTCTTGTCCGCGCAGATTGCCGGCTCGCCCTTCGGTGCACACGTGTACCGCAGCGCGGCGAGTGAAGATCAGGTGCGCGCGTTCTACGATGCGGAGATGAGCAAGGCGGGCTGGACGCCGCTCGGCTGGGGCGAGAACAACGACATCGACCAAGCCAAGCACCGCATTTACATGAAGGGTGGGATCCAGATCGTCCTTGCGAACGGCCGGGACGAAGATGGTACGCTCGTATCGCTGGGCGAATTGGGGGCCCGCCCCGAGGAATTCACGCCACCGTACGAGGAGAAATGAAGTCGAAATCGAGATTTGCCATCACCCTCGCCATCGCTTCCATCCTGTCGACGATGGCCCTCGCGACCACCGCGCCCGACGCGAGCGCGCTCCCGACGCGCGACCAGTGCATCAAGGCTTGCATGGACAAGCAGGAGGGCGCCGTCAAAAAGTGTATGGGCGGCGACTGCCGCAAGGACTGCCCGCCCGAGGACAAAAAGCCGAGCGAGGCCTGTTCCACCTGCATGAAGCCGTGCCTCATGCCGAGAATCAAAGACATGAACGACTGCGTCCAAAAGTGCCCCAGCTGACGCACTCGTAAAGCGAAGAAGGAACCGCCAGGACGCCAGGGTCGCCAGTGTGAAACGACACTGGGGCTCTGGCGTTGGTGTTTTGTTCTCGATTTCCGCGCTGAAAAACAAAAGAAGAAGGAACCTCGCCGTCCACCCCCTGGCGACCCTGGCGTCCTGGCGGTTCCTTCTTCTTTGCCGTTAGACCGCGGGGGCCATGGTGGTGAGGCCGGCGTCTTTGATGAGGGCGAGGTCGGCTTCTTCCTCGGGGTTCGGGGTGGTGAGGAGCTTCTCGCCGTAGAAGATCGAGTTGGCGCCCGCCAGCATGCAGAGGAGCTGCGCTTCGCGCGAGAGCGATTCGCGGCCTGCGGACAGGCGCACGCGCGTGTGGGGCATCAAGATGCGGGCGATGGCGATCATGCGCACCATGTCGAGCGGGTCGACGGGCGGGCGATCGGCCAGCGGAGTGCCCTCGACGGGGACGAGCGCGTTGATCGGGACGCTCTCCGGCTGCGGCTCGAGGTTGGCGAGGGTGCGAAGCATTTCGCAGCGGTCGTCGATGCTTTCGCCCATGCCGATGATGCCGCCCGAGCACACGGTGATGCCGGCTTGCCTGACGTTCTGCAAGGTGCGGATGCGATCGTCGAAGGTGCGCGTCGTGATGATCGAGCGATAGTTCTCGCGGCTCGTGTCCAAGTTGTGATTGTACGCGTCGAGCCCAGCGTCCTTGAGCTTCTTCGCTTGCGACTCCGTGAGCATGCCCAGGGTCACGCAGGCCTCGAGGCCAAGGCCTTTGACCTCGCGCACCATCTCGAGCACGCGATCGAAGGCGGGACCGTCTTTGACTTCGCGCCAGGCCGCGCCCATGCAGAAGCGCGTGGAGCCGAGCTCCTTGGCGCGGCGCGCGCTCGCGCGGACCTGCTCGATGTCGAGCATTTTTTCGGCGCCGACGGGGGTGTCGTAATGGCTCGACTGCGGGCAGTACGAGCAATTCTCCGGGCAACCGCCCGTTTTCACGCTGAGCAACGTGCAGAGCTGCACCTCGTTGTCGGCGTGGTGCGCGCGATGGACGGCACGCGCTTCGTCGAGCAAGTGGAACAGCGGGCGATCGTACAAGGAGCGAACGTGGGCGCGGCTATACGGTGCGGACGACATTGGACGCACCATAGCAGGACGATGCCAGGCGTTCGAGACTTCACGCGCGGGTCCCGTACCGGTAACTTTTGCATGTGGTCCCCGCAGCAGCAGACTCATCTCGGACAGTGCTCCTCGCCGATGATTCGCCGGTGGTGCGCACAGCTTTGCGCAAAGCGTTGGTGGCGGCCGGCTTCGAAGCACTCGAGGTAGGATCTCTCGCGGAAGCGCGCACCGTCGACGCATCGCGGCTCTTCGCCGCTGTGTTGGATCTCGACCTCGGCGATGGAACGGGGCTCGATGTGGCGAAGTCGCTTTCGGCGGCATGCCCGTCGCTGCCCTACGTCTTTTTCAGCAGCGGAGACGATCCGCCGCTCACCGCCGCGGCGCGAAGCCAGGCACACGTCTTCATCAAGCCGCGCGAACTCGATCGCGTGGTGGCCTGGCTCCAGGCGCTGTAGCGCGCGGCGATGCTACTGCGGAGGCGGCGGGCAGCCGTACTCCGCGAGCATGCGCAGGGTGCGGGCGGCGGCCTGCGTGACGGGCTTCGGCCTCTGCGCTTGCGCGGCCAGCGCCAAAAACTTGTCGCAACCTGCGCGGAGCTCCAGCGCGTCCTCCGGATCGACCGCGCGACGCGGGCGCGCGGCCAGGGCGCTCGCCGACTCCAGGGCGAGCGCCGCCTCCTTCTCGTTGGTGCCGGCGCCCACCTCGGCGAGCCACGGCAGCCCGGCCCATCCATCGGCGTACGCAAGCGCCCGCAGGGCGGTCTCACGCCACTCGGCATTCGCCGAGCCGCGTTCCACCAGCCCCAATGCGCCCTCCTTGCGTGCA encodes:
- a CDS encoding response regulator — translated: MLLADDSPVVRTALRKALVAAGFEALEVGSLAEARTVDASRLFAAVLDLDLGDGTGLDVAKSLSAACPSLPYVFFSSGDDPPLTAAARSQAHVFIKPRELDRVVAWLQAL
- a CDS encoding Flp family type IVb pilin; this translates as MRIDKGQLSKFRKNRLGAIAVEYALLVTFVAVPTVIGLTTGGVKMLKDYRAGREAMLKPTP
- a CDS encoding pilus assembly protein codes for the protein MKTVSHRVSTRIRRRRSQLGAALVEAGIIMPVMVTFLGFMFWFHDIYKVKETKMYEARAAVLTYASRACDGKETPNDGSASGALGAGGGASKAPQAQSSGGTGSKLNMVFGVENREAHGDAHGWGRTSKGWSKQLTHTSYCMCNEKHVPEGLAGMFEFGKNIFTSMKPF